A stretch of the Aphis gossypii isolate Hap1 chromosome 2, ASM2018417v2, whole genome shotgun sequence genome encodes the following:
- the LOC114125533 gene encoding uncharacterized protein LOC114125533, whose protein sequence is MAYCEEVEYMDVSLNSEKNETTSFGKKFHLNRTPTPLKPSRHWCMSTELLRSQYKTNNVRKKKVYNPFNDNLMQRLGETTISPTVFANVKSPGQEVEFGWNIDDVSKLNPVHIEDECIVDEDQVDDETESKLQETIDKYFCSTHKVPSPWNNQVIDWEAHKNSSSTPIANKQHQKSVSYTREVSTQTNLSFPSILPDHVEEILKPYFLNSTQNCEEEISPTKDNSNLRRKLFFMSDNDDPISPVEIRRNQSVSPLTKGFIKTINSKGPVLGNHLGVQELPIDCHIPIDVSPIINKNDRENTPPNNKNKDFIFLTPVSTMSMPKRRRTEKSSLMMESSSDTGYQTMTMSIKDMSSMAPFGHSSKNIMFTASTPTERRF, encoded by the exons atggCTTATTGCGAAGAAGTAGAATACATGGACGTTTCAttaaattcagaaaaaaatgaaacaacatcctttggaaaaaaatttcatcttAATCGCACTCCAACTCCTCTAAAACCGTCTCGTCACTGGTGCATGTCTACAGAACTGTTGCGTTCACAATACAAGACTAACAatgtacgtaaaaaaaaagtttataatccTTTTAATGACAACTTAATGCAACGATTGGGTGAGACAACAATCAGTCCTACAGTATTTGCCAATGTGAAAAGTCCAGGGCAAGAAGTTGAGTTTGGATGGAATATAGATGATGTCTCCAAACTAAACCCAGTGCACATAGAAGATGAATGTATAGTCGATGAAGATCAAGTTGATGATGAAACAGAATCTAAGTTACAAGAGACTATTGATaa gtatttttgttCAACACATAAAGTTCCTAGCCCTTGGAATAATCAAGTTATTGATTGGGAAGCTCATAAAAATTCATCTTCTACACCCATTGCAAATAAACAACACCAGAAATCTGTTTCATATACCCGTGAag tttcaacacaaacaaatttaagttttcCTTCTATATTACCTGATCATGTTGAAGAAATACTAAAACCATACTTCTTGAATTCA ACTCAGAATTGTGAAGAAGAAATAAGTCCTACAAAAGATAACTCAAATCTACGccgcaaattattttttatgagtgaTAATGATGACCCAATTTCTCCAGTAGAAAT ACGCAGAAATCAGTCAGTTAGCCCATTAACGAAGggttttattaaaaccattaattCAAAAGGTCCAGTACTTGGAAATCATTTAGGTGTACAAGAACTACCTATAGACTGCCACATTCCTATTGATGTATctccaattataaataaaaatgatagggAAAATACTCCAcccaataataaaa acaaagattttatttttttgactcCGGTATCCACTATGTCAATGCCAAAACGACGACGCACTGAGAAAAGTAGTTTGATGATGGAAAGTAGCTCAGATACTGGTTACCAAACTATGACTATGAGCATTAAGGATATGTCTAGTATGGCACCATTTGGACATAgttccaaaaatataatgtttactgCATCTACACCTACAGAACGACGATTCTGA
- the LOC114125529 gene encoding sorting nexin-30-like, whose translation MMTDQNSAVLEVSVEEKGVTPMPQTLLNDTSTLVSFPTNTNDFQLKLDFRRDIQVRVDNPQKIVEPLETYITYRVTTKADRTDYPHKEYVIRRRYNDFVWLRQNIAVEYPDRIVPPLPVKHTILGQLDRYSKEFVTCRMVLLERFLTRLVCHPILTEDKHLRVFLTANATEFTTYKKRGTGLLRRMSNSLNTISVSYNSRQVDFEFDPIRNHLHGLSEKLTMLEKVAQRIHKERKELCVESHQLGAAFIEWSSNEQSISVALSRIGHTITANSSALRHNLISNFISDWAQPLKDYVSYIECVRETLSKRDALQIQYEQSLMDLEKKKADKDRVTNDEKPLMSFWSKSEIDKEEKIEKMSQVIPKLVSAVEANQERLDICSDVFRQEYGLWKCQKKADFKSMLTALAESHIQYYQHCATSWDLVFKRMASE comes from the exons ATGATGACTGATCAAAATTCGGCGGTACTTGAAGTGTCTGTCGAAGAAAAAGGCGTAACTCCAATGCCTCAGACTCTTCTAAACGATACTTCTACG TTAGTGTCATTTCCAACAAACACCAATGACTTTCAACTCAAATTAGACTTTCGACGTGATATTCAAGTACGGGTAGACAATCCGCAAAAGATTGTAGAACCGTTAGAGACTTACATCACTTATAGAGTAACTACTAAG GCGGATAGAACAGATTATCCACACAAAGAGTATGTTATTCGCCGACGTTACAATGATTTTGTATGGTTGAGACAAAATATTGCTGTTGAATATCCTGATCGTATAGTACCT ccTTTACCAGTAAAACACACAATTCTCGGTCAATTGGATAGGTATTCAAAAGAATTTGTCACATGCCGTATGGTGTTATTAGAGCGTTTTTTGACACGTTTAGTTTGCCATCCTATTCTAACAGAAGATAAACATCTAAGAGTTTTTTTAACCGCAAATGCTACC GAGTTCACTACATACAAAAAACGCGGAACAGGACTACTACGACGTATGTCAAATAGTCTGAATACCATTTCTGTGTCATATAATTCAAGGCAGGTAGATTTTGAGTTTGATCCCATAAGAAATCATCTCCATGGTTTATCTGAGAAGTTAACCATGTTAGAAAAAGTAGCTCAGAGAATCCACAAAGAAAGAAAAG aATTGTGTGTGGAATCTCATCAACTTGGCGCAGCATTCATCGAATGGTCTTCTAATGAACAATCTATTTCTGTTGCACTGTCCCGTATTGGCCATACTATCACAGCCAATAGTTCTGCTTTacgtcataatttaatatcaaattttataagtgACTGGGCACag CCTCTGAAGGATTATGTTAGCTATATAGAATGTGTCCGAGAAACATTAAGTAAAAGAGATGCATTGCAAATACAGTATGAGCAATCTCTTATGGATTTAGAGAAGAAAAAGGCTGACAAAGATAGG GTAACTAACGATGAAAAACCATTAATGTCATTCTGGTCAAAATCAGAAATagataaagaagaaaaaatagaaaagatGAGTCAAGTTATCCCTAAATTAGTGTCAGCTGTCGAAGCTAATCAAGAACGACTAGATATTTGTAGCGATGTGTTTAGGCAAGAGTATGGGTTATGGAAGTGCCAAAAAAAAGCTGATTTCAAAAGCATGCTGACCGCCTTAGCTGAAAGCCATATACAGTATTATCAACAT TGTGCAACATCATGGGATTTAGTCTTCAAACGCATGGCATCAGAATAA